The proteins below come from a single Aspergillus oryzae RIB40 DNA, chromosome 5 genomic window:
- a CDS encoding homocitrate synthase (alpha-isopropylmalate synthase/homocitrate synthase): protein MPSASETSTDLTSRNPYGHGNGVSDFLSNVSRFKIIESTLREGEQFANAFFDTQKKIEIARALDEFGVDYIELTNPCASEQSRLDCEAICKLGLKAKILTHIRCHMDDARIAVATGVDGVDVMIGTSSLMRQHSHGKDIEYIKKTAIEVINFVKSQGIEVRFSTEDSFRSDLVDLLSIYSAVDQVGVNRVGVADTIGCASPRQVYELIRVLRGVVSCDIETHFHDDAGCAIANAYCALEAGATHIDTSVLGIGERNGITPLGGLMARMVATHPEYVKSKYRLDKIKDIEDLVAEAVEINIPFNNYITGFCAFTHKAGIHAKAILNDPSTYEIINPADFGMTRYVHFASRLTGWNAIRSRAQQLNISMTDKQYKECTAKIKALADIRPIAIDDADSIIRAYYRNIQSGEDNPLMELTADEAAQLAAKEKELGEVVTA, encoded by the exons ATGCCGAGCGCCAGTGAGACAAGTACAGATCTGACGAGCCGCAATCCCTACGGCCACGGCAATGGGGTTAGCGATTTTTTGAGCAATGTCTCGCGGTTCAAGATTATCGAGAGTACCCTGCGTGAGGGCGAGCAATTTGCCAATGCCTTCTTCGAcacgcagaagaagatcgagatTGCCAGGGCACTAGATGAGTTTGGGGTTGATTACATTGAGCTCACAAACCCGTGCGCCTCAGAGCAGTCGAGGCTTGACTGCGAGGCCATCTGCAAGCTAGGCCTTAAGGCTAAGATTCTGACCCATATTCGGTGCCATATGGACGATGCGCGCATCGCGGTGGCCACCGGCGTTGATGGCGT CGATGTAATGATCGGAACATCGTCTCTTATGCGCCAGCACTCCCATGGCAAGGACATTGAGTATATCAAGAAGACCGCCATTGAAGTAATCAACTTCGTCAAGTCGCAAGGCATTGAAGTCCGCTTTTCAACAGAAGACTCCTTCCGCTCGGACCTGGTGGACCTCCTCTCAATCTACTCTGCCGTTGACCAAGTCGGCGTGAACCGAGTCGGTGTTGCCGATACAATCGGCTGTGCCTCCCCACGACAGGTGTATGAGCTCATCCGCGTCCTTCGCGGTGTAGTCAGCTGCGATATAGAGACCCATTTCCACGACGACGCGGGATGTGCAATCGCAAATGCATATTGCGCTCTGGAAGCAGGTGCAACACATATCGACACTTCGGTACTGGGGATCGGTGAGCGGAATGGTATCACCCCGCTTGGAGGGCTGATGGCGCGCATGGTTGCCACGCATCCAGAGTATGTGAAGTCAAAGTACCGCCTCGATAAGATTAAAGATATCGAGGATCTTGTTGCCGAGGCTGTGGAGATTAATATCCCGTTCAACAACTATATCACGGGCTTTTGCGCGTTCACGCACAAGGCTG GTATCCATGCCAAAGCCATCCTCAACGACCCAAGTACCTACGAAATCATCAACCCCGCAGATTTTGGCATGACCCGCTATGTGCATTTTGCCTCGCGGCTGACCGGTTGGAACGCCATCCGATCCCGGGCGCAGCAACTAAACATCAGCATGACCGACAAGCAATACAAGGAGTGCACGGCCAAGATCAAGGCTCTAGCAGATATCCGCCCGATTGCgatcgatgatgccgacaGTATCATCCGGGCGTACTATCGCAATATTCAATCGGGCGAGGACAATCCGTTGATGGAGCTCACTGCAGACGAGGCAGCGCAGCTTGcggcgaaggagaaggagctcgGGGAGGTGGTGACTGCGTGA
- a CDS encoding uncharacterized protein (predicted dehydrogenase), protein MSSSSTIAKRLEGKTIVITGASSGIGKSIAKEFARTSPGNLKLILTARRINNLREVAAEIHQEAGDGVKVLPVQLDVSKPEEIEQFVPSLPDEFKDVDILVNNAGLVKGMAQAPDIKPGDMAVMFDTNVTGLINMTQTILPIFKTRPDGGRGDIINIGSIAGRDPYQGGSIYCATKAAVRSFTDALRKELIATRIRVIEIDPGQVETEFSLVRFDGDKAKADAVYKGVEPLTGDDIAEIVVFAAGRRENVVIADTLVFPNHQAAAGIMHRKV, encoded by the exons atgtcttcAAGTTCAACAATAGCCAAGCGTCTTGAAGGCAAGACAATCGTGATAACCGGTGCCTCATCCGGAATTGGGAAGAGCATTGCGAAAGAATTCGCCCGGACGTCACCAGGCAACCTAAAGCTGATTCTCACCGCACGCCGGATCAACAACCTTCGCGAAGTCGCCGCCGAGATCCACCAGGAGGCTGGCGACGGGGTCAAAGTACTCCCCGTCCAACTAGATGTTAGTAAAccggaggagattgagcaaTTCGTCCCCTCATTACCAGACGAATTCAAGGATGTCGATATACTGGTTAATAATGC TGGCCTGGTCAAAGGCATGGCTCAAGCGCCCGATATCAAGCCGGGGGATATGGCCGTAATGTTCGACACGAATGTCACTGGCCTGATCAACATGACACAGACCATTCTGCCCATCTTCAAGACCAGACCTGATGGTGGGCGAggggatatcatcaacattGGCAGTATCGCCGGCCGTGATCCATACCAGGGTGGGAGTATCTACTGCGCGACTAAAGCAGCCGTTCGCTCGTTCACAGACGCCCTGCGTAAGGAACTTATTGCCACACGCATCCGTGTTATTGAGATTGACCCGGGTCAGGTGGAGACG GAGTTCTCTCTTGTTAGATTCGATGGTGATAAGGCGAAGGCGGATGCTGTTTACAA GGGAGTTGAGCCTCTAACCGGCGATGATATCGCTGAGATCGTGGTATTTGCTGCTGGACGGCGTGAGAATGTTGTTATTGCTGACACCCTGGTCTTTCCCAATCACCAG GCTGCCGCAGGAATTATGCATCGCAAGGTGTGA
- a CDS encoding uncharacterized protein (dehydrogenases with different specificities (related to short-chain alcohol dehydrogenases)), whose protein sequence is MPQTLVLITGANQGLGYSTAEQLAKTGKYHILLGARTKSKAESAIQRLASDPTIDSSTLTPLVIDANDDTSITAAAKSVSDQFGSLDILINNAAISKPQDPNLSLRDNFRAVFETNVFGVAVIVDTFLPLLRASKYHDRRIVNVTTGLAQMSVAYSPTSEYGARRTPLPVYRSSKAALNMLTAVEGVTLEKENILVVSTSPGYCRTNFTGGHGVKDASQGAMNIVRAATEGDPKTLLGTIVAEEYRVEDIGW, encoded by the coding sequence ATGCCCCAAACATTAGTCCTCATCACCGGTGCCAACCAAGGCCTTGGCTATTCCACAGCAGAGCAACTCGCCAAAACAGGCAAATATCATATTCTGCTTGGCGCGCGAACCAAATCAAAGGCAGAATCCGCGATCCAACGACTGGCATCGGATCCCACGATCGACAGTTCAACATTGACACCCTTGGTCATCGATGCTAATGACGATACCTCCATTACCGCAGCGGCGAAGTCTGTCTCTGACCAGTTCGGGAGTCTCGACATCTTGATCAACAATGCTGCCATTTCTAAACCCCAAGATCCCAACTTGAGTCTTCGTGACAACTTCCGCGCCGTCTTCGAGACCAATGTCTTCGGCGTCGCTGTTATTGTCGACACTTTTCTGCCGCTCCTGAGGGCTTCTAAGTATCATGACCGCCGTATTGTTAATGTGACCACAGGCTTGGCTCAGATGAGTGTCGCTTACTCTCCGACATCCGAGTACGGTGCACGGCGTACGCCTCTGCCCGTGTATCGGAGTAGTAAGGCAGCTCTGAATATGCTTACGGCCGTGGAGGGTGTAaccttggagaaggagaatatcCTGGTCGTTTCCACGTCACCAGGATATTGTCGGACGAATTTCACGGGCGGTCATGGTGTCAAGGATGCAAGCCAGGGTGCTATGAATATCGTTCGTGCTGCTACCGAGGGAGATCCGAAGACCTTGCTTGGTACAATTGTTGCGGAGGAATACCGCGTGGAGGATATTGGCTGGTAG
- a CDS encoding tyrosine--tRNA ligase TYS1 (Tyrosyl-tRNA synthetase, cytoplasmic), translating to MRVASLCVIGITRAVTYSLQVTSQTATTVAGQFDRFAYTMECLFPLVMVENLAEILNPEIIENILIEKRNPRIYWGTATTGRPHIGYFLAALKIAQLLRAQCDVVVLLADVHAFLDNLKAPLELVENRAQYYRKIITAILESVGVPTDKLEFVLGSSYQKSPEYVMDVYRLSSLISEGDAKKAGAEVVKQTENAPLSGLLYPVLQVLDEEHLKVDVQLGGMDQRKLFTAATEWLPKIGYRKRAHLINPMISGLKGAKMSSSVEDSKIDLLDPAESISKKIRKAEAAPKVVEDNGVIALVEYVLLPAADLKGKKEFRVERRDEELLIYTDIKQLEEDYKNDILTPQLLKPAVAQGLIDLMAPIQAAYQASPEWQEITLKAYPPPVVEKKQKKVKSKGTRYPGAKAQEAQTNGADSTEK from the exons ATGCGCGTCGCTAGCCTCTGCGTAATCGGTATCACCCGCGCAGTCACATATTCGTTGCAAGTCACATCGCAAACAGCCACGACGGTGGCAGGTCAATTTGATCGGTTTGCGTATACGATGGAATGCTTGTTTCCGCTGGTTATGGT CGAGAATCTCGCCGAGATCTTGAACCCCGAGATTATCGAAAACATCTTAatcgaaaagagaaatcctAGAATCTATTGGG GTACGGCAACGACAGGAAGACCACATATCGGATATTTCCTCGCTGCGCTCAAAATCGCCCAATTGCTCCGTGCACAATGCGACGTCGTTGTCCTGCTCGCCGATGTCCATGCCTTCCTTGACAACCTGAAGGCTCCGCTTGAGCTTGTGGAGAACCGTGCTCAGTACTATAGAAAGATCATTACGGCAATTCTCGAGTCTGTCGGCGTGCCTACCGATAAGCTTGAGTTTGTTCTTGGCAGCTCCTACCAAAAAAGCCCCGAATATGTCATGGATGTGTATCGCTTGTCTAGTTTGATCTCTGAGGGAGATGCTAAAAAGGCTGGCGCAGAGGTTGTCAAACAGACCGAGAATGCTCCTTTGAGTGGTCTTCTGTACCCGGTGCTTCAGGTCCTTGACGAAGAGCACCTGAAGGTTGATGTTCAGCTGGGAGGTATGGACCAGAGAAAGCTCTTTACCGCTGCCACGGAATGGCTGCCTAAGATCGGTTACCGGAAG CGCGCACATCTGATCAACCCTATGATCAGCGGATTGAAGGGCGCCAAGATGAGTTCTAGTGTTGAAG ATAGCAAGATTGATCTGCTAGACCCAGCCGAGAGCATCTCGAAGAAGATTCGCAAAGCGGAGGCAGCCCCTAAGGTCGTCGAAGATAACGGAGTCATCGCACTCGTGGAATATGTTCTCCTACCCGCTGCCGACCTCAAGGGTAAGAAGGAGTTCCGAGTCGAGCGAAGGGATGAGGAGCTATTGATCTACACCGATATCAAGCAACTTGAGGAAGATTATAAGAACGATATC TTAACGCCACAACTGCTTAAGCCTGCTGTAGCGCAGGGTCTTATCGACCTTATGGCTCCTATCCAAGCCGCCTACCAAGCCTCTCCAGAATGGCAGGAGATTACTTTGAAGGCCTACCCGCCTCCCGTtgtggaaaagaagcagaagaaggtcaagagcAAGGGCACTCGTTACCCGGGTGCCAAGGCGCAGGAGGCCCAAACGAATGGTGCTGATTCCACGGAGAAGTAG